From Sporolactobacillus pectinivorans:
GGCTGGTGACACGGAGTATCCCGTAAAGGATCCATGCGGCGCAACTTGAAAATAAGGCGTGGAATAGCCTTCCGATTAGAAAAGGCCGGGCACTGATCCCGGCTTGTGATAGAATGCTGACTGCCTGGGCCTGAATAGAGAATCCGCAGAATCCGAGCAGGCCACTCGCAAAGATGACACGTTCCTGGAGTGGGGCGGAAGCAGCGCCGATTTCGTGTGTCCCAATCGTCAGTTCAAAGACACCCGGAAGAGATGCAGGGCCAAGTGAAGGGGTAAATCCGCACAATTTAATCAATACTGTCAACCCGCTGCTCAGCAACCTGATCAGGCCGGTCTGTACCAGCAGCTGGTAGATCATTGAGAACAGAGCGATAAAACCGCCAATGACGAGAAGTGTCTGCACAGAAGCAATTACTGCGTCTCCCAGCATTCTTCCAAACGGTTTGTAGCGACGCATTCGGTCTTCATGCATGCTGCGGAAAGCTTTTGCTAATACTGAAGCAAAACGGGAAGATTCATAGTCACTCTTAATGTTCCGGTGGTAGAAGCGCATCACAAGCCCGACCCCGATGTTCCCGATGTAATGAGCGAGTGCGAATACAATGCCCAGTGAAGCCTGATGGAAAAACTGGACAGCGGTGACGTTAAAAAGGAAAAGCGGATTGCTGAAATTGGTAAAACTGGACAGCCGTTCAGCTTCATCTTTTGTCAGTTTTTTCTCTTGGTAAAGTTTCGCAGTCATGCGGGCTCCGGCGGGAAAACCGGAAAAAAGCCCCATCACAAAGACAAAACCGCCGATTCCAGGCACTCGGAATAATGGCCGCATTACGGGTTCCATAAGTGCTCCGGCTAAGGTGACAACACCGAAACCGATCATAAGCTCTGAAAGAACAAAAAAAGGAAAAAGGGCCGGGAATACTTTTTCCCACCATAGCTCGAGGCCCTGATAAGAAGCTGTGGCAGCCGCCACAGGATAGCGGATCATCAGAAATACGGTTCCGGCTGAGCCTGCGGCAAGCAAGTAAGTTGTTATCTTTGAGCGGTTC
This genomic window contains:
- the ylbJ gene encoding sporulation integral membrane protein YlbJ, which codes for MNRSKITTYLLAAGSAGTVFLMIRYPVAAATASYQGLELWWEKVFPALFPFFVLSELMIGFGVVTLAGALMEPVMRPLFRVPGIGGFVFVMGLFSGFPAGARMTAKLYQEKKLTKDEAERLSSFTNFSNPLFLFNVTAVQFFHQASLGIVFALAHYIGNIGVGLVMRFYHRNIKSDYESSRFASVLAKAFRSMHEDRMRRYKPFGRMLGDAVIASVQTLLVIGGFIALFSMIYQLLVQTGLIRLLSSGLTVLIKLCGFTPSLGPASLPGVFELTIGTHEIGAASAPLQERVIFASGLLGFCGFSIQAQAVSILSQAGISARPFLIGRLFHALFSSCAAWILYGILRVTSRLDTNTAFAASKGLGSVTDKVMQDGPMITAFVLLIFACILLRRTMVKHDL